Part of the Vigna angularis cultivar LongXiaoDou No.4 chromosome 1, ASM1680809v1, whole genome shotgun sequence genome, tataattttaaagattcGTTCGCAGGCTTATGAATATGAACATGTCTTCACTCCTTGTTAGGGTAACCATATCACCTATTTTCACTAACTAAAActgaatattatttttgaagagGGCCAATGACAGAGAAGGGGGTGGTGTTATGAACCAaggattgaaaagaaaaagaaaagaaatattttactGAATAGTATGAAAAGAACAATGAATAAGAGAGAAATCTAACCATTAAGCTGATTATGGTTTCTCCTTAACAAAGGATTTCTCCTTTCCCAAAAGTGCCAAGTACAATTTACAACAACAAATCTGCTTCTCCCATCCTTCTCCCCCTATTTATATCTAACTAACCCATCAATATGCTATCTATCTTAACAAACTTCTCGTTCTCCTTGTGTCCTAACAAATGGGAATGTGAGATGGAAGGAAATGACACGCTCCCCTCCCAAATACCGTTGTTAGCCACCAAATTTGAGGTGACGGAGAGATAACCAATCCGACATATATACGTTACTCTCATTACACACTTTAAAATTGTAACATGACAAAGTATTGCTTTTTCTAGAACCAGGATTGTCATGAACATACACTCTGCCAAGTGGGATGAAGGCCACCGGAACTTAAATAatagaatatattaaaaatattaaaaatttaatgtctCTGAGATTATAAATTAAGACTAGTTTCCACAATTCTTTATTATCTCTTTGGATCAGCATCTTTCTTTCCTTATATTTAATGATTAGTTTCTGTATATATAACTAGTAGTCTCCTTACTTAATAGGGATTACAATCTAATTTTAGTATAGATTAGTATCTCATTGCTTTAATTTTTGCAACATGAATATTATCAAGTCTTAATCAATTTCAGAGCATTCAGTCTCAATTATCTCCTTTTGCTCCATCAGTACTAAAAGGCTAAAACCCTACAATTTTGAATATGGTATTAGATTGGTACCACCCTCCACCATGATCAATATCACCACAACTCTTTTGCTGCCACCATCAGTGAGACCTGCCATCATGATCTACAAGCACCCAATGTCTCAAGTCCAGGAAATGCAATGCATGCATAGACTAGATTTGGCAAACATTGTATGGTGCACATATCTCCCTGCACAGATGACCAGCATCAGATGACAGTGTATGGGATATCTGACTGCACCAGTGTCTCCCATACCAGTCACCTAAGCATTCTTTACCCATATAAGACCTCATTTGATCCAACTAACCACTAAAAGATCTTGGCAAAATCAGATACTTTTTTGGATATTGAGGTGGCACAATCCAACGATAATATTGTTATATCTAAAAGGAAATATGCATTAGATATTTTGGAGAAAACTAggttgatgaattcaaaatttgttgacaCACTCATGGATCCAGATACTAAACATCTACCAAATCAGGAGGTGCCTATGCCAGATCTTGAGTAGTATAAAAGACTAggtgaaaaattaaatgatcTTACAGTTACTCGTCCTAACATTTCCTTTGTAATTAGTGTGGTAAGCCAATTTCTTAATTTCCCATGTAAAAATCATTGGAATGCAACTATCCgtatattaaagtacattaaaggagCTCTTGGAAAAGAGTTGTTATATGGTTCCAATAATCATATAAGAGTTATTTGTTATTCAGATATTGATTGAACAAGATCTCTTTTTGATAGAAGGTCTACATCCGAATATTGTGTCTCCATTGGTAGTAACTTGATCTCTTggaaaaacaagaaacaaaatgttgtgGGAAGATCTAGTACATAAACATAATATAGAGTTATGGCCTCAGCTACTTGTGAACTTGTTTGGCTTAAGCAACTATTTAGAGAgttacaaatttgaaaatatcactcaaatgacacttatatgtgacaatCAGCCTACTTTTCATATTAGTCATAATTTTGTCTTTCATGAGAtgaccaaacacattgaaattgtTTGTCATTTCATTTAAGAGAAGATTGTATCTGGAGACATCAAAATTGAGTTGGTTAACTCAAGTGATCAGTTAccagatattttcactaagtctttacaAAGactgataattgattatatttgtaacaagcttggtacagacgatttgtatgcaccaacttgaggaaaagtgttagatatattatattattagatatctttaatatatatcttatctttatcttttatcttcagtttctttgttattattctatatttgtattttgggtttcgcccatattttctttattataaatacagtatcctatatgtattttttacacaagggagattaatccatacaatttttactatattcaataatCGCAATAATATAAGTTACATACCTCCACCACCATTCATGATCCTCGGCAGCAAGTTGGAAGTATGTCAGAGCCACAGTGATGAAAGCAGTGACAATcagcaaaataataaaaacaatgaaGAGTATGCTGTAGATGGTATAAATTCTGTGGCCCCATACACTTGCAAAAATGTAGTACAGCTCTATGTAGATGGCACTAAATGGGAGAAATCCCGCCATTGCCATCTGGGGAAGGGTACTCCTGTACCAAGGCAGAGGTGGAATTTCTCGAGGATATTTTGTAGTGCGGACAGGTGCTTGGAACTCAGATTTGCTATTTTTACCTGCAATACCACCCAACACAAGCAATGGTGAAGTTACCAATGTCCATATTAGGACTATCACCAAAATTGTGCCAAATGGCAGGGCAGCAGTTGCACTATAAACAATTGCAACTGTGTTAAGGAAGCAGAACATAAGGAAAAGGGGGCCACAAAAGAGGCATCCTGTGAGCAATAAGTTCCTAACCTGCCAACAAGAAAATAAGTGtataaatcatttaatttcatttcttaaaaaCTATTCAAATTAATACAGTCAAACCATTAACAACAATCAAAGCAAGGAGTTCATATGTACCCAATTAGACCCTTCAAGTTGAATGTAGAAGGAAGTAGCAGTGTAGCCAGCAATGCCAGAAGTGAGAGCATATATGACCACCAGTGCAGTAAATAAAGCACCTCGGTTATATGGATAAAACACACCAACCAATGCAAGCATAAAAATGAAGATTGTACTGCACAAGCATAAATAAACAGAGAATGAGTCCATTGATGCATATgatatagaaaatgaaaagaggaaaaacaagAATTGAAAAACTTCAACACAGAGAGGAGAAAGAGCCTTAGAAGATTCTTACAGTGTGAATAACTGAGTACCAGAACCAAGGGAAGCTGCGAACAAAGACTTATGTTTTGGAAACCGAAAAACATCACCATGAATGTACTTCCACCCTGTCTCCTCTTGATCATCAGCAGCTTCCTCGTCTTGAGCATATCTGAAGAAAATTACAGCAGATGAAAACAAGAAATAAGGAGGGTACGGGAAGAACGAAACAATGTTACAAGTAAACAAGACGACCATCTGATAATAGATGGGTAAGCAAGTCGTACTTCATAAAGTCATTCTTCAATACACGCATGAGAATGGTTGCCAGAAAACCAGTCAAAAGAAGCACTGTTACACAGGAGTTTATGATCGAGAACCAGTGAATCTCAAGGTGATGAGGCAAAGAAGAAGATTGAGAGTACTTTTCCATTCTCTTCTCAAAAGAAGTGTCAGTTTCCTTCCATTTTGCTGTGTACctaaaatcaacatcaacaacatCTTTATCCTCAGTCAGGTCCACCACAGAGTGAGGATCCATCCGGGCACTGATCTCAACCACTCGATCTTTGTTGTACAGAATATCAAACTGAATGTGCTTGTAAAGAAAATACTTGTACTCGCTAGGATCAGTTTTCCCTTCCTTGTCAACCGTCCCAATAAATCCCCAAATTGGCAAGTCATCATAATACATCTGGAAATAATAGTCCTTCTTAACTGCTTCTCGAAACTGAGCAACTTGCTCCTTTGTGAGCTTCCGACTGCATACAAGCTTAGCATCTTTCTCTGTTCGGAAAttaagttcataaggagtactaACAAGGCGATCGCCATTCAAAACCTCCCCAAGAGCTTCggtcttttctttctccttgcCTGACATTTAAATGTATTCATTCTTCCGATTGCACATTAAGAAACCATAAAAGTACAGAAAAATGCATTAAAAATAGCTACATCCAAACTCCCATTTATTTTGTCCAGTTGGTTCAATTCAACAACTACATATTCTACTTAACCAAGAACACAATAGAATAATAGCAACATGTCATGTTTAACAGGGAGAAAGTAATCCAGCATCATATCCCTTGCTAAAACTGGAACACCAAAACTAAACTACAATATGTCACACGTTAAAACTCCATCATGAGCCATCACACTTGTATTAACAATTGGATGAATAGCTTTGACTaaatcaaaaaacaaaaatgtcaaTTAAGGAagtgtaaataataaaaagctgaaaaataaataaattcagatTGTTAGTTACCTGTCACACAGAATGGCAGGTCAAAGTACCGATATGTTTCACTGAAACCAGccaaataaatgaataaataaccGAGAAATCAGAACAATAACACGACAACCTCGTATAATACTAACGTTGCAAAGAAAGCATGAAATTGAAAAGATCAGATTTTGACGACGACCCAGACTCTGAAAGGGTGGAAAGAAAGTGTTGGAGGAGGAACGGGTTGATGGGGATAGTTGAGAAATGGGATCGAGCGAAAGAACTAAGGAACGAACCTGGGGTTGTGAAAGGGACCGACTTTGTTGGCGTAAAGGGGAACGGGTTCTCCTTCCTTGTAACGGTGATCGGAGCCATCGGATCTGACGAGGATTGTTCCTTGGAAAGAGATCAGAATCGCGAGAACCAAAGCCAACCCGCTCCTTCCCATTGCTCTTGGTCTGCACTCACAATCAGATCAGATAGACGGACAGAGAAACAAATAAGGACAACCAGCAAGCAATTTATCACTACGATTTTCACGCAAATTACCgcatttattttaagaaatacaaAACAATGTCtgtactttttctttttctttttcccactttaaatttacttttctcCCTTTCATTTTGCAGGCAATGCTGGGTGTTATATGGTCCGAGATAACTattatttaatcttaatttCAATACACATTTTCTTGTGGagaattcaatttataaaataacattactttgaaattttaaattttaaatttcttaatattaataAGGTTTTAATATGTTATAGTGTGtgaacttaatttaattattgtttaactCTTTTAAAAATACGTAGAAATTAGttttacaaaaaaacaaaattattttttacaataatccTTTAGAAAATTCTATTCCAAAAAGATAGTGATGGTATTTTTCTACTTACCTGATTAATATTGTGTAGTAAATGG contains:
- the LOC108319717 gene encoding transmembrane 9 superfamily member 2, whose translation is MGRSGLALVLAILISFQGTILVRSDGSDHRYKEGEPVPLYANKVGPFHNPSETYRYFDLPFCVTGKEKEKTEALGEVLNGDRLVSTPYELNFRTEKDAKLVCSRKLTKEQVAQFREAVKKDYYFQMYYDDLPIWGFIGTVDKEGKTDPSEYKYFLYKHIQFDILYNKDRVVEISARMDPHSVVDLTEDKDVVDVDFRYTAKWKETDTSFEKRMEKYSQSSSLPHHLEIHWFSIINSCVTVLLLTGFLATILMRVLKNDFMKYAQDEEAADDQEETGWKYIHGDVFRFPKHKSLFAASLGSGTQLFTLTIFIFMLALVGVFYPYNRGALFTALVVIYALTSGIAGYTATSFYIQLEGSNWVRNLLLTGCLFCGPLFLMFCFLNTVAIVYSATAALPFGTILVIVLIWTLVTSPLLVLGGIAGKNSKSEFQAPVRTTKYPREIPPLPWYRSTLPQMAMAGFLPFSAIYIELYYIFASVWGHRIYTIYSILFIVFIILLIVTAFITVALTYFQLAAEDHEWWWRSFLCGGSTGLFIYGYCLYYYYARSDMSGFMQTSFFFGYMACICYGFFLMLGSVGFRASLLFVRHIYRSIKCE